A segment of the Halorubrum sp. BOL3-1 genome:
AAGCGTCTCGATATCCGGCGTCTGCTCTGCGTCAAGAGTCGGCTCTAGCTCTGTTGTGTCGTTTTCTGTATCGGCAGTCTCGCCAGTTCCCTCTGAGGTGTCTTCTTCCGCTGTCGTCTCTGGAGTAATAATCTCTTCGCTGTCGGATTGCGAATGCGATGACTCCTCAGGGTCTTGAGTCTCTGAACTCTTGTCCTCCGGTCCTTGAACCTCAATTGTCGTGGGACCGTCATTATCGACGGACTGTTCTCGATCGTTGGTTGCCCGCGGTAACTGGCCCTGATTCTCACTAGTTTGCTCTTCGTCCGTCTCGGAATCAGGGTCCGGAGAGCCGTCAGTCGATGGCACGTTCTCAGTCGAATCTTGGCTAGGTGTGTCGTCCTCGGTCAAATCGCTATCTCTCATGCCCGACGATTCCCTCGCGGTCTCAGCGTCCGATGGTGTGTCCTCGTCCTGTATACTGTCACCGTTCGTTGTATCGCTGACCTGGGTCAAGCCTTGGGTTCGAGTTGTCGAAGCCCCCGTCTCGTTCGCCGTGTCGTCGGGATTTGATTCCGAGGTAGACTGGTCCTCAGGCGAGGTCTGCTGAGAACCAGTACTCATCGAGGACGAATCGGTATCAGAGCTGGCAGCTGACGGCGCTGTCTCCCCGTCTTTTTCCGGGCCGGAACTTTGATCTTCTTCCGATGGCGGCGTTACTGAATACTCGCCGCGGTCCGATTCGTCCAGTACTCCCTTCTCTATAAGCCCGTCTTCGACTTCCTCAATAATTTCAATGAGTTCCTTGCGACGTTCCGTATCTGTTGTCGACTCCAGTTCCCTTTGATAGTCGTTAAGACGCTCGATCCACTGATCTTGCGAACCCGACCCCGCACTTTCTTTCGTGTTTGTTTCCGACTCATTCTCTGTTCCAGTCTTTGGGTTTGATTGATGAGCCCCCGGGTCAGTGCTGCCTGGATTGAAGTCTTCGTCATCATCTTGCATGGTGATAGCCGAGTTATTGTCAGACGGGAATATTAATTCCGGGGATGGTTGTCATCGCCAGTCGCTACGAGACTCGTCGTGGAGGTTGCCGTCGATTCCGATGGTACAGACCCCCTGTAACTTCGTATCGGGCGCCAGACGGAGATTCTCGGAATAGCTGATCGATTTCCCAGGTTCGATCGAAAAGCCCTGATCAAAAACCAGGCCGGTCTCTACATCGCCATTCCGGCGTTCAAATCCGAGCTGAGCGGTCACGTTGGTCGCGGGCGCGTTCCC
Coding sequences within it:
- the grpE gene encoding nucleotide exchange factor GrpE; the protein is MQDDDEDFNPGSTDPGAHQSNPKTGTENESETNTKESAGSGSQDQWIERLNDYQRELESTTDTERRKELIEIIEEVEDGLIEKGVLDESDRGEYSVTPPSEEDQSSGPEKDGETAPSAASSDTDSSSMSTGSQQTSPEDQSTSESNPDDTANETGASTTRTQGLTQVSDTTNGDSIQDEDTPSDAETARESSGMRDSDLTEDDTPSQDSTENVPSTDGSPDPDSETDEEQTSENQGQLPRATNDREQSVDNDGPTTIEVQGPEDKSSETQDPEESSHSQSDSEEIITPETTAEEDTSEGTGETADTENDTTELEPTLDAEQTPDIETLAAEFAELEDTFEEFKRSNKHEHQEIRKYSVESFAENMLRVRDTLKRAVELFEWESDKQARMEAIISQFDQQFTSGEIAPIEPKSGVPFDYDRHEVVGREEAADLDSDEIIRVERKGFELGDRVLRPAQVVIVS